GGTCCCTGGTTCGCCGTGACCGCAAACCTCCCGTACTCGCCCCGAACCGAGACCCACCAGACGTTCGTCGTCGCGTACCACGGCATGACCGGCGGTGCGACCGGGAGGCCCGCGGGGAGCATGTCCGTCCCGAGTCGCTTCTTCGCGAGCTGTTCGGCCTGTAACTTCGTCGTCTCCGTGATCGCGGTCGTGATCGCCGTCTCGGCGACCGATCGGGTCGCCGACGCCGATTCGTTGACCAGCTTCGACTGCGGGCCGATACGCGGTTCGTTCCGTTCCTCGTGGAGGCGGGCGGAGAGCCTGAGGCGGAGCCAGTCGCGTTCCGACCGCGAGAGGTTCTGTCGACGCGCGGCGACGGTCCCAACGTGACGGGCTGCACGGCCGTCCGTCAGGGCCGCTGCCCGCTCGTGAGTCGTGTTCCACCGATCGAGTCCGTCGGCGACGATGGTCCTGCTCTCCTGTTCGCTCGCCGTCGTTTCGGTCGCGACGACGTCGACCATCTGGTCCGCGAGGTAACCGTTTATCAGTCTGACGTTGTTCTGGAGCCGGTCGCGCCGCGAGACGACGGTCGCGTTGACGGGCTGGAACGTGACGGTCGTCGTGTTCCGACTCGTCCCGTTGGTGGCGTTGCCCGAGACGGTCGTAGTGCGCCCGTTGTCGATCGTCGCGTTCGCTGCCCGAAGCGCCGTCGCAGCCGTCGAGAGCCGGGTCCGGTCGTTCGTCGCGAGGATCATACTCGTCAGTTCCGAGGCAGCGTTACCGTAGGGGAGCGTGAAGACGTTGATGTTCTCCGTGACGAGCGGGTGTTCGGTTCCGTTCAGCGCCGGATACTGTTTCTCGTTCAGTTTCGCTCGCGTCAGATACGGCGGGCGGGCGTCGACGCGCGTTCTGACTGGACCGGCGATTCCCTCCGGAACCGGGCGTGCTCGCGGTACCTTCGTCCGTCGGGCCGTCAACCCACGGCGGAGGTCCCGGATCGAACCACCCGTCCGTTGCTGTAGCTGGGAGTCGAACAGGTCCCGTCTACTCATGCGCTTTCGGTACTGGTCCGCAAGCCGTTTCTCGACCGCGTCCAGATACGCGATCCGGGCCGCAACTCGTGCGCGTTGTGCGGTACTGTTGTACGTCCTCGGCACGTTTTCCAGGGCCGAGCGACGGGCTTCCAGTCGTTCCAGAAGTCGGCCGGGCGGGTTCGTCTCGAACGTCCCGATCTTCCCCCGCTCGACTGTCACACTGATGTTCCGAACGCGTTCCCGAAGCCCCATCAGGTCACGGTACACCCACGACCGAAGACCCGGCGGGCGGTCCGCCCGGATCTCGACCGGTGCAGTCGAAACGCGGCCTGTCGCAGCACTGGCCACGATCGTGCTGTAGCCACCTGCATCCGTCACCAACCGCTGTTTGGCTTTCGACTCGACGTCCGCGAGGTTCGACCCGTTCAGCGGACTACCGCTCGGATCGTGGGCTGTCGAGATACCGTTTGCCGGGGCCACCGACTGACTATCGTGGCGCCCGACCAGTGCGACACCGACGCGGTAGCTGGCAGTCCGGTCGGTGACTGTCGTCCGTGTGGCCGAACCGTTGGTCCACTCGGCGGTTCGTCGGTACTGCACCTGGACTGTCCGAGCGACGCCGTCGAGCCGGTGCCAGCCCTGTGGTACCGACACCGCGCCACTGGCGTTTCGAACCGTCGTCGTGTCGGTCGTCCGGTCGTCGACGAGCGTCCAGTTCGCACCGGGAGACGCCGGCATCGACGGTTTGCCGCCTCTGAGTCGGCGGGTATCGGTCACGAGTCGTGCCTCGACACGGTAGGCGGCGGCTGTCGTAGCACGGAGTTTCGACGGGCCGGCGACGTCACGGAAGGCCCTGTCCGCGGTCTGGTTGATCCCGGTTCGCATACTCTCGGTGGGTTGCGGGGACTTCCAGTTCGCGTTGCCACGGCCGATATCGCTGGCCGGTGGCCGGTAGCTCGCCTGATCGAGCACTTTCTTCGTGATAACCGAGGGGTTGCTCCCGCCGATAACGTCCTCGATCCCAGTGACTGCGGTCGCCTCCGTCAGCGCCCGTCGTCCGGCCGGATCGCTCCGCCCGAACGTCGACCGCTGGACGCCGAGGAGGGCACCGTTGGCAGCCAACGAGACGTGGCGGTTGCCGACGACGTTCGAGATCGGGACGCCACCGTACTGGGCGTAGCCACGAACCCACGCCATCGGGTAGAGTCGAGCGGTGAGACGCCGATTGAAGCCAGGTTTGTCGAGACCGTTGTTCAGCCGTGCCTGGTAGGTCGAGACCTGCTCGTGGAGCGACAATACGGGCGTCGCGACCACGACTGTCGGCGAGACCTGCCGTCGCTCGACGACGTTGTCACCGCGTCGAACCCGGAGCGTGACGTTCTCGACGGTCGCCCGAAGCGCCGTCCCGTTGGGTCCGGCCGGTCGGATTTCGACACGGCGCTTTGCCGCCCGCAGCGAACTCGTGTTGGTCACGGGCGGGAGCGACGCGGTAGCGGTGACCCGCTCGCGTTCGTAGCCGACTCGTTCGAGGCGGTCCCGTACCTGGAGATACACTCTGATCCGCAGCGCGTCCCTGAACGGGGTCGAGCGGTTGAGCGCACGCCCGGCGGTGGTGTTTGCCGGCGTCACGACCGGGTTTGCGGCCGCTCGCTGGCCGGCCGTCGAGACACCGTCTCTGACTGCCGTCTGTGTCTCGGCGGTCGTCCGGTCGACAGCCCGCTCGATCGTCGTCTCGCTGACCGGGGGTCGTGTCGTCAGCGACGGTGCGAGTGTGAGACTGCTGACGAGCAACAACACGCCCAGCAGCGCGAACGGGATCCGCCCGCGGTCGTCCATCACGGCGACCACGTCCTGACGGTGACTCGAACGCGGTGTGTCTCGGTCGCCCGTGCCGCTGCGGTCGGCGAGCGGAACTGTGTTCGCATGTCGGCTTCGAGGAGTTCGGCGAGTGCGCCTGTCAGCTTCCGATTCAGTGTCGTGACGTTCGACTGGCCGAGAGCGAGCGGGGCGGCACCAGTAGCGTTGGCCGTCCGGTGGTATCGAGCGGCCGTCAGCACGTCGGCCGGATAGTCACCGTGGAGTGCGAGTCGGGTGCGTTCGGGCGGGAAGAGGCCGTCGACGACGGCCCGTGCGACGACGGTCGCGACTCCGTCGTACCCCGACGACCGGGCAGCCCTGAGGGCGGCCGCTGTCACGTTGTCCATCCCGCTCGGGACCGTCACCGATCCTGCTCGAACGGACGCGTCACGTGGCGGTTGCTCCCCGACGTGGTAGGTCCCGCCGATCGGCGCATCCCGGTAGGGCCGCCACCGGACCCGGACAGCCGTCAATCGCCGACGCTCCTGGAGTCGTCGCTGTGTCGTCGCCGACAGCGTTCGCTTGAAACCGATCCCGGAGCGTGAGAGCGACTGGCCGTTAACCGCGGCTGACCGCATGGCCCCGTCCCCCAGTAGCTCTGCGACCGTACCGTGTGCCGATCGCTGTCGGCGAGCGGTCCCGTTGGCGACCCAGGTCGGTGCCGAGTGGTCGGTCCCGAGACCGCGCGTCGAGAGGCTGTACTCGACGGTCGCAGTGCTGGTCGCGAGGAGTTCGGCGTCCTCGGCGGCCAGGTTACCGGTTCGGGGCTGTTCGGCCGCCGTCCCGCTCAGGACGACTGCCACTGCAGCACCGACGAACAGGAGGAACACTGTCGCGTCGACAGCAGTACTCACCGCGCGACTCATCGCCACACCGAGACACGGAGCGTCCCACGCTGGACGATGCCAGGGGAAGCACGGATACTCACTGATCGTCGGACACTGTCAGTGTTCGCCGGTGGTGCCGGCCCCGCGGCCCACGTTCGGTCAGCCCGGACTGTGACGTTTCCGGAGTACCCGTCGGGGACAGCAGACAGTGACTGAGCGAGTCCCGAGGGATCGAAGAGCCCGACCGTCGAGTGGTTCCGTTCGATCAGGTCCGCCGTCGGCGCGGCCCGGTTTCGCTCGGCCTGAGAACCGGCGAGTGCCTCGTCGATGACGCCCGCGTACAGGGCGATACCGGCCGTAACGGCGAACACCGCGACGAGTGCTGCCAGTGGCTCTGCAGTAGCTCTATCCGACAAGTGTGACATCCACATCCCCCCAAGCGACGTGCCGAGCGGTCAGCCGGTCCGGTGCGGACCACCAGCGCGTGTTCCGGGATCGGTTCCGAGCCTGGTCGATCGCCTGGTGGAACTCAGCCGGCGACGAGAACACCGTCTCCGGACCGGCTCCATCGAGGACTTGCCCGAGTCGACGATCCCCGGCCGGGATAGCCACCCGATGGAGCGTTGCGTGGCTCGTTCCCCCCTCGTTTTGCAACCCGAGTTGCCGGCCGTCGAGGGACCAGTACTGGGCACGAAGCGGTCGTCGTTCGACAGAGCCTGCCGGACTCGTCGTCACCTCGTCGACAGCCGCCGCTGTCGCCGTTGCCGCTGGTGGTGCGGTCGTCGGTGCCTGTGCGATCACAGTCAGGACGGCGACGCTCACCGCTCCGACGCCGGCCCAGAGCGTGACCGTATCGATCGGTGCGTCGAACATAGACCGGTCTGGCCACGGTATCGGACTTAAACCTACACCAGAAGTCCCGTCCCGGTGATAGCCGCGAAGTACGCCACAGTCGCCGAGAGCAGTGCCAGCCCGACACGGTATCCCACGAGCGCGCGATCGAGTCCACGACGGAGGCCGACTGCCAGCGTCGTCAGAACAGCGGCGAGGAGCAAA
Above is a window of Haloarcula halophila DNA encoding:
- a CDS encoding DUF7286 family protein — protein: MDDRGRIPFALLGVLLLVSSLTLAPSLTTRPPVSETTIERAVDRTTAETQTAVRDGVSTAGQRAAANPVVTPANTTAGRALNRSTPFRDALRIRVYLQVRDRLERVGYERERVTATASLPPVTNTSSLRAAKRRVEIRPAGPNGTALRATVENVTLRVRRGDNVVERRQVSPTVVVATPVLSLHEQVSTYQARLNNGLDKPGFNRRLTARLYPMAWVRGYAQYGGVPISNVVGNRHVSLAANGALLGVQRSTFGRSDPAGRRALTEATAVTGIEDVIGGSNPSVITKKVLDQASYRPPASDIGRGNANWKSPQPTESMRTGINQTADRAFRDVAGPSKLRATTAAAYRVEARLVTDTRRLRGGKPSMPASPGANWTLVDDRTTDTTTVRNASGAVSVPQGWHRLDGVARTVQVQYRRTAEWTNGSATRTTVTDRTASYRVGVALVGRHDSQSVAPANGISTAHDPSGSPLNGSNLADVESKAKQRLVTDAGGYSTIVASAATGRVSTAPVEIRADRPPGLRSWVYRDLMGLRERVRNISVTVERGKIGTFETNPPGRLLERLEARRSALENVPRTYNSTAQRARVAARIAYLDAVEKRLADQYRKRMSRRDLFDSQLQQRTGGSIRDLRRGLTARRTKVPRARPVPEGIAGPVRTRVDARPPYLTRAKLNEKQYPALNGTEHPLVTENINVFTLPYGNAASELTSMILATNDRTRLSTAATALRAANATIDNGRTTTVSGNATNGTSRNTTTVTFQPVNATVVSRRDRLQNNVRLINGYLADQMVDVVATETTASEQESRTIVADGLDRWNTTHERAAALTDGRAARHVGTVAARRQNLSRSERDWLRLRLSARLHEERNEPRIGPQSKLVNESASATRSVAETAITTAITETTKLQAEQLAKKRLGTDMLPAGLPVAPPVMPWYATTNVWWVSVRGEYGRFAVTANQGPPSAPAGMTTYARDGDAVAIDVDDDGRDERLGTADRISFAAETGVVVVVPPKPRGVGDKDGNTVERSPGWPDAGD
- a CDS encoding DUF7284 family protein, with the translated sequence MSRAVSTAVDATVFLLFVGAAVAVVLSGTAAEQPRTGNLAAEDAELLATSTATVEYSLSTRGLGTDHSAPTWVANGTARRQRSAHGTVAELLGDGAMRSAAVNGQSLSRSGIGFKRTLSATTQRRLQERRRLTAVRVRWRPYRDAPIGGTYHVGEQPPRDASVRAGSVTVPSGMDNVTAAALRAARSSGYDGVATVVARAVVDGLFPPERTRLALHGDYPADVLTAARYHRTANATGAAPLALGQSNVTTLNRKLTGALAELLEADMRTQFRSPTAAARATETHRVRVTVRTWSP
- a CDS encoding DUF7285 family protein; the protein is MSHLSDRATAEPLAALVAVFAVTAGIALYAGVIDEALAGSQAERNRAAPTADLIERNHSTVGLFDPSGLAQSLSAVPDGYSGNVTVRADRTWAAGPAPPANTDSVRRSVSIRASPGIVQRGTLRVSVWR
- a CDS encoding DUF7283 family protein codes for the protein MFDAPIDTVTLWAGVGAVSVAVLTVIAQAPTTAPPAATATAAAVDEVTTSPAGSVERRPLRAQYWSLDGRQLGLQNEGGTSHATLHRVAIPAGDRRLGQVLDGAGPETVFSSPAEFHQAIDQARNRSRNTRWWSAPDRLTARHVAWGDVDVTLVG